Proteins from a genomic interval of Gadus morhua chromosome 21, gadMor3.0, whole genome shotgun sequence:
- the LOC115534196 gene encoding tripartite motif-containing protein 35 isoform X2, whose protein sequence is MATSSSHLKEDCLCPVCHDLYRDPILLMCGHSFCRNCIQEWRTQKGIKTCPVCQEMCSFDLPPRNLALKNLTDCLREEASRQTAEDLCETHGEKLKLFCVDHQKPICVICRDAKDHKKHQCVPINEAAEDNKKELRIALMHLRTKLSKFKEEKLTCDQMYTHIQKQAEQTEENIKGEFKKLDQFLRAEEAACIDGLRKEADKKSQAMQIRRTNLIAETSSISKTVKAADKDLEAAHLSFMINYEAIKKSAQCTLPDPETPSGALIDEAKHRGNLLFHVWKKMKSIIQYTPFCLDPNTAKSNMIVSEDLMSLTINNERQEVPSNPERCFGHAHVLGSTGISSGIHFWDVHLGDNCEVGVITKSKEETRASLFVHDSLVVGQHSPENEDYPIAVDHFPKKIRVQFEHDKGTLLFYDLDTKKDLPTITHKFTGVYFPFFRGDVKLIPQCSPLV, encoded by the exons ATGGCTACAAGCTCTTCTCATCTAAAGGAGGACTGCCTTTGCCCCGTGTGCCATGACTTATACAGAGATCCCATCCTTCTAATGTGCGGTCACAGCTTCTGCCGAAACTGCATCCAGGAATGGCGGACTCAGAAAGGAATTAAGACGTGTCCTGTCTGCCAGGAGATGTGTTCCTTTGATCTACCGCCGCGAAATCTCGCGCTAAAGAACCTGACTGACTGCCTACGGGAGGAGGCGTCGCGCCAGACAGCGGAGGACCTGTGTGAGACCCACGGAGAGAAGCTCAAGTTGTTCTGCGTGGACCACCAGAAGCCTATCTGTGTTATTTGCAGGGACGCAAAGGATCACAAGAAACACCAATGTGTACCCATCAATGAAGCAGCGGAAGATAACAAA AAAGAGCTGAGGATTGCACTGATGCACTTGAGAACAAAATTGAGCAAATTTAAAGAAGAGAAACTGACATGTGACCAAATGTACACCCACATTCAG AAACAGGCAGAGCAGACAGAAGAGAATATTAAAGGAGAATTCAAGAAACTTGACCAGTTTCTGCGTGCAGAGGAGGCTGCTTGCATCGATGGACTAAGGAAAGAGGCGGACAAGAAGAGTCAGGCCATGCAGATCAGACGCACCAATCTGATTGCTGAGACTTCCTCAATTTCCAAAACCGTGAAAGCTGCAGATAAGGACCTGGAGGCTGCACACCTCTCATTCATGATT AACTACGAAGCAATCAAAAAGAG CGCCCAGTGTACACTGCCAGACCCTGAGACTCCATCAGGGGCCCTCATCGATGAGGCCAAACACAGAGGGAACCTGCTCTTCCACGtctggaagaagatgaagagcatCATTCAATACA CACCTTTCTGTTTGGATCCCAACACTGCAAAATCCAACATGATTGTGTCTGAGGATTTGATGAGTTTGACAATAAACAACGAAAGGCAAGAAGTCCCTTCAAACCCAGAGAGATGCTTTGGGCATGCTCATGTCCTTGGCTCTACTGGGATTAGCTCTGGGATACATTTCTGGGATGTACATTTGGGGGATAATTGCGAAGTTGGGGTTATAACAAAATCTAAAGAGGAGACCCGGGCTAGTCTATTCgtccacgacagtctcgttgtagGTCAACATAGTCCAGAAAATGAAGACTATCCGATAGCAGTTGATCACTTTCCTAAGAAGATCAGAGTACAGTTTGAACATGACAAAGGAACGCTGTTGTTTTATGACCTTGACACAAAAAAAGACCTACCTACAATTACACACAAGTTCACAGGAGTCTATTTCCCATTTTTCCGTGGTGATGTTAAACTTATCCCACAGTGCTCCCCATTAGTGTAG
- the LOC115534196 gene encoding tripartite motif-containing protein 35 isoform X4 has protein sequence MATSSSHLKEDCLCPVCHDLYRDPILLMCGHSFCRNCIQEWRTQKGIKTCPVCQEMCSFDLPPRNLALKNLTDCLREEASRQTAEDLCETHGEKLKLFCVDHQKPICVICRDAKDHKKHQCVPINEAAEDNKKELRIALMHLRTKLSKFKEEKLTCDQMYTHIQKQAEQTEENIKGEFQKLYQFLRAEEAARIDGLRKEADKKSQAMQIRRANMIAETSSISKTVKAAEKDLEAADLSFMINYNAIKKRAQCTLPDPETPSGALIDEAKHRGNLLFHVWKKMKSIIQYTPFCLDPNTAHRIVSKDLMSLTTNFGSRVVPSNPERRMQVDVLGSTGLSSGIHYWDVQLGDSWQIGVTTKDDEETQAGLFTCSTFIGECTLGRSGYGPLIRAEYFPKKIRVQFEQDKGKLLFYDLDTKKVISTITRKFMGLYFPFFSGDVKLILQCPPLV, from the exons ATGGCTACAAGCTCTTCTCATCTAAAGGAGGACTGCCTTTGCCCCGTGTGCCATGACTTATACAGAGATCCCATCCTTCTAATGTGCGGTCACAGCTTCTGCCGAAACTGCATCCAGGAATGGCGGACTCAGAAAGGAATTAAGACGTGTCCTGTCTGCCAGGAGATGTGTTCCTTTGATCTACCGCCGCGAAATCTCGCGCTAAAGAACCTGACTGACTGCCTACGGGAGGAGGCGTCGCGCCAGACAGCGGAGGACCTGTGTGAGACCCACGGAGAGAAGCTCAAGTTGTTCTGCGTGGACCACCAGAAGCCTATCTGTGTTATTTGCAGGGACGCAAAGGATCACAAGAAACACCAATGTGTACCCATCAATGAAGCAGCGGAAGATAACAAA AAAGAGCTGAGGATTGCACTGATGCACTTGAGAACAAAATTGAGCAAATTTAAAGAAGAGAAACTGACATGTGACCAAATGTACACCCACATTCAG AAACAGGCAGAGCAGACAGAAGAGAATATTAAAGGAGAATTCCAGAAACTTTACCAGTTTCTGCGTGCAGAGGAGGCTGCTCGCATCGATGGACTAAGGAAAGAGGCGGACAAGAAGAGTCAGGCCATGCAGATCAGACGCGCCAATATGATTGCTGAGACTTCCTCTATTTCCAAAACCGTGAAAGCTGCAGAGAAGGACCTGGAGGCTGCAGACCTCTCATTCATGATT AACTACAACGCAATCAAAAAGAG GGCCCAGTGTACACTGCCAGACCCTGAGACTCCATCAGGGGCCCTCATCGATGAGGCCAAACACAGAGGGAACCTGCTCTTCCACGtctggaagaagatgaagagcatCATTCAATACa cacCTTTCTGTTTGGATCCAAACACTGCCCACAGGATTGTGTCAAAGGATTTGATGAGTTTGACGACAAACTTCGGAAGTCGAGTAGTCCCTTCAAACCCAGAGAGACGTATGCAGGTTGATGTCCTTGGCTCCACTGGGCTCAGCTCAGGGATACACTACTGGGATGTACAGTTGGGGGATAGTTGGCAAATTGGGGTTACGACAAAAGATGACGAGGAGACACAGGCCGGTCTCTTCACCTGCAGTACCTTTATTGGTGAATGTACACTAGGACGTTCCGGTTATGGCCCTTTAATAAGAGCAGAGTACTTTCCTAAGAAGATCAGAGTACAGTTTGAACAGGACAAAGGAAAGCTGTTGTTTTATGACCTTGACACGAAAAAAGTCATAAGTACAATCACACGCAAGTTCATGGGACTCTATTTCCCATTTTTCAGTGGTGATGTTAAACTTATCCTGCAGTGTCCCCCATTGGTGTAG
- the LOC115534196 gene encoding tripartite motif-containing protein 35 isoform X9, whose product MATSSSHLKEDCLCPVCHDLYRDPILLMCGHSFCRNCIQEWRTQKGIKTCPVCQEMCSFDLPPRNLALKNLTDCLREEASRQTAEDLCETHGEKLKLFCVDHQKPICVICRDAKDHKKHQCVPINEAAEDNKKQAEQTEENIKGEFKKLDQFLRAEEAACIDGLRKEADKKSQAMQIRRTNLIAETSSISKTVKAADKDLEAAHLSFMINYEAIKKSAQCTLPDPETPSGALIDEAKHRGNLLFHVWKKMKSIIQYTSFLLDPNTAKSNMIVSENLMSLTMNNEKREVPSNPERCFGHAHVLGSTGISSGINLWEVHLGDNCEVGVITKTKEETRASLFVHDSLVVGQHSPENEDYPIAVDNFSKKIRVQFEHDNGMLLFYDLDTKKYLPTITHKFTGVYFPFFRGDVKLIPQCSPLV is encoded by the exons ATGGCTACAAGCTCTTCTCATCTAAAGGAGGACTGCCTTTGCCCCGTGTGCCATGACTTATACAGAGATCCCATCCTTCTAATGTGCGGTCACAGCTTCTGCCGAAACTGCATCCAGGAATGGCGGACTCAGAAAGGAATTAAGACGTGTCCTGTCTGCCAGGAGATGTGTTCCTTTGATCTACCGCCGCGAAATCTCGCGCTAAAGAACCTGACTGACTGCCTACGGGAGGAGGCGTCGCGCCAGACAGCGGAGGACCTGTGTGAGACCCACGGAGAGAAGCTCAAGTTGTTCTGCGTGGACCACCAGAAGCCTATCTGTGTTATTTGCAGGGACGCAAAGGATCACAAGAAACACCAATGTGTACCCATCAATGAAGCAGCGGAAGATAACAAA AAACAGGCAGAGCAGACAGAAGAGAATATTAAAGGAGAATTCAAGAAACTTGACCAGTTTCTGCGTGCAGAGGAGGCTGCTTGCATCGATGGACTAAGGAAAGAGGCGGACAAGAAGAGTCAGGCCATGCAGATCAGACGCACCAATCTGATTGCTGAGACTTCCTCAATTTCCAAAACCGTGAAAGCTGCAGATAAGGACCTGGAGGCTGCACACCTCTCATTCATGATT AACTACGAAGCAATCAAAAAGAG CGCCCAGTGTACACTGCCAGACCCTGAGACTCCATCAGGGGCCCTCATCGATGAGGCCAAACACAGAGGGAACCTGCTCTTCCACGtctggaagaagatgaagagcatCATTCAATACA CATCGTTCCTTTTAGATCCCAACACTGCAAAGTCCAACATGATTGTGTCAGAAAATTTGATGAGTTTGACAATGAACAACGAAAAGAGAGAAGTCCCTTCAAACCCAGAGCGATGCTTTGGGCATGCTCATGTCCTTGGCTCCACTGGGATTAGCTCTGGGATAAATTTGTGGGAAGTACATTTGGGGGATAATTGCGAAGTTGGGGTTATAACAAAAACTAAAGAGGAGACCCGGGCTAGTCTCTTCgtccacgacagtctcgttgtagGTCAACATAGTCCAGAAAATGAAGACTATCCGATAGCAGTTGATAACTTTTCTAAGAAGATCAGAGTACAGTTTGAACATGACAACGGAATGCTGTTGTTTTATGACCTTGACACAAAAAAATACCTACCTACAATTACACACAAGTTCACAGGAGTCTATTTCCCATTTTTCCGTGGTGATGTTAAACTTATCCCACAGTGCTCCCCATTAGTGTAG
- the LOC115534196 gene encoding tripartite motif-containing protein 35 isoform X3: MATSSSHLKEDCLCPVCHDLYRDPILLMCGHSFCRNCIQEWRTQKGIKTCPVCQEMCSFDLPPRNLALKNLTDCLREEASRQTAEDLCETHGEKLKLFCVDHQKPICVICRDAKDHKKHQCVPINEAAEDNKKELRIALMHLRTKLSKFKEEKLTCDQMYTHIQKQAEQTEENIKGEFKKLDQFLRAEEAACIDGLRKEADKKSQAMQIRRTNLIAETSSISKTVKAADKDLEAAHLSFMINYEAIKKSAQCTLPDPETPSGALIDEAKHRGNLLFHVWKKMKSIIQYTSFLLDPNTAKSNMIVSENLMSLTMNNEKREVPSNPERCFGHAHVLGSTGISSGINLWEVHLGDNCEVGVITKTKEETRASLFVHDSLVVGQHSPENEDYPIAVDNFSKKIRVQFEHDNGMLLFYDLDTKKYLPTITHKFTGVYFPFFRGDVKLIPQCSPLV, from the exons ATGGCTACAAGCTCTTCTCATCTAAAGGAGGACTGCCTTTGCCCCGTGTGCCATGACTTATACAGAGATCCCATCCTTCTAATGTGCGGTCACAGCTTCTGCCGAAACTGCATCCAGGAATGGCGGACTCAGAAAGGAATTAAGACGTGTCCTGTCTGCCAGGAGATGTGTTCCTTTGATCTACCGCCGCGAAATCTCGCGCTAAAGAACCTGACTGACTGCCTACGGGAGGAGGCGTCGCGCCAGACAGCGGAGGACCTGTGTGAGACCCACGGAGAGAAGCTCAAGTTGTTCTGCGTGGACCACCAGAAGCCTATCTGTGTTATTTGCAGGGACGCAAAGGATCACAAGAAACACCAATGTGTACCCATCAATGAAGCAGCGGAAGATAACAAA AAAGAGCTGAGGATTGCACTGATGCACTTGAGAACAAAATTGAGCAAATTTAAAGAAGAGAAACTGACATGTGACCAAATGTACACCCACATTCAG AAACAGGCAGAGCAGACAGAAGAGAATATTAAAGGAGAATTCAAGAAACTTGACCAGTTTCTGCGTGCAGAGGAGGCTGCTTGCATCGATGGACTAAGGAAAGAGGCGGACAAGAAGAGTCAGGCCATGCAGATCAGACGCACCAATCTGATTGCTGAGACTTCCTCAATTTCCAAAACCGTGAAAGCTGCAGATAAGGACCTGGAGGCTGCACACCTCTCATTCATGATT AACTACGAAGCAATCAAAAAGAG CGCCCAGTGTACACTGCCAGACCCTGAGACTCCATCAGGGGCCCTCATCGATGAGGCCAAACACAGAGGGAACCTGCTCTTCCACGtctggaagaagatgaagagcatCATTCAATACA CATCGTTCCTTTTAGATCCCAACACTGCAAAGTCCAACATGATTGTGTCAGAAAATTTGATGAGTTTGACAATGAACAACGAAAAGAGAGAAGTCCCTTCAAACCCAGAGCGATGCTTTGGGCATGCTCATGTCCTTGGCTCCACTGGGATTAGCTCTGGGATAAATTTGTGGGAAGTACATTTGGGGGATAATTGCGAAGTTGGGGTTATAACAAAAACTAAAGAGGAGACCCGGGCTAGTCTCTTCgtccacgacagtctcgttgtagGTCAACATAGTCCAGAAAATGAAGACTATCCGATAGCAGTTGATAACTTTTCTAAGAAGATCAGAGTACAGTTTGAACATGACAACGGAATGCTGTTGTTTTATGACCTTGACACAAAAAAATACCTACCTACAATTACACACAAGTTCACAGGAGTCTATTTCCCATTTTTCCGTGGTGATGTTAAACTTATCCCACAGTGCTCCCCATTAGTGTAG
- the LOC115534196 gene encoding tripartite motif-containing protein 35 isoform X6, which yields MATSSSRPEEDCLCPVCHDFYSDPIMLLCSHSFCKNCIQEWWTQKGSKTCPVCKEMFSLEQLPHNLVLKSLTDALKKEAEDLCDTHGERLKLFCMDHQKPICVICRDAKDHKKHQCVPINEAAEDNKKELRIALMPLRTKLSNFKEEKLTCDNIYAHIQKQTEQTEENIKGEFQKLYQFLRAEEAARIDGLRKEAAKKTQDMQIRRINLIAETSSLSKTVKAAETDLEAADLSFMLNYEAIKNRAQCTLPDPETPSGALIDEAKHRGNLLFHVWKKMKCIIQYTPFCLDPNTAKSNMIVSEDLMSLTINNERQEVPSNPERCFGHAHVLGSTGISSGIHFWDVHLGDNCEVGVITKSKEETRASLFVHDSLVVGQHSPENEDYPIAVDHFPKKIRVQFEHDKGTLLFYDLDTKKDLPTITHKFTGVYFPFFRGDVKLIPQCSPLV from the exons ATGGCTACGAGCTCTTCTCGTCCCGAGGAGGACTGCCTATGCCCCGTGTGCCATGACTTCTACAGTGATCCCATCATGCTACTGTGCAGTCACAGCTTCTGCAAAAACTGCATCCAGGAATGGTGGACACAGAAAGGAAGCAAGACGTGTCCAGTCTGCAAGGAGATGTTTTCCTTGGAACAACTGCCGCATAATCTGGTGCTTAAGAGCCTGACTGACGCCCTGAAGAAAGAGGCGGAGGACCTGTGTGACACCCACGGGGAGAGGCTCAAGTTGTTCTGCATGGACCACCAGAAGCCTATCTGTGTGATTTGCAGGGACGCAAAGGATCACAAGAAACACCAATGTGTTCCCATCAATGAAGCAGCGGAAGATAACAAA AAAGAACTGAGGATTGCACTGATGCCCTTGAGAACCAAATTAAGCAACTTTAAAGAAGAGAAACTGACATGTGACAATATATATGCCCACATTCAG AAACAGACAGAGCAGACAGAAGAGAATATTAAAGGAGAATTCCAGAAACTTTACCAGTTTCTGCGTGCAGAGGAGGCTGCTCGCATCGATGGACTAAGGAAAGAGGCGGCAAAGAAGACTCAGGACATGCAGATCAGACGCATTAATTTGATTGCTGAGACTTCCTCCCTTTCCAAAACAGTGAAAGCTGCAGAGACAGACCTGGAGGCTGCAGACCTCTCATTCATGCTT AACTACGAAGCAATCAAAAATAG GGCCCAGTGTACACTGCCAGACCCTGAGACTCCATCAGGGGCCCTCATCGATGAGGCCAAACACAGAGGGAACCTGCTCTTCCACGTCTGGAAGAAGATGAAGTGCATAATTCAATACA CACCTTTCTGTTTGGATCCCAACACTGCAAAATCCAACATGATTGTGTCTGAGGATTTGATGAGTTTGACAATAAACAACGAAAGGCAAGAAGTCCCTTCAAACCCAGAGAGATGCTTTGGGCATGCTCATGTCCTTGGCTCTACTGGGATTAGCTCTGGGATACATTTCTGGGATGTACATTTGGGGGATAATTGCGAAGTTGGGGTTATAACAAAATCTAAAGAGGAGACCCGGGCTAGTCTATTCgtccacgacagtctcgttgtagGTCAACATAGTCCAGAAAATGAAGACTATCCGATAGCAGTTGATCACTTTCCTAAGAAGATCAGAGTACAGTTTGAACATGACAAAGGAACGCTGTTGTTTTATGACCTTGACACAAAAAAAGACCTACCTACAATTACACACAAGTTCACAGGAGTCTATTTCCCATTTTTCCGTGGTGATGTTAAACTTATCCCACAGTGCTCCCCATTAGTGTAG
- the LOC115534196 gene encoding tripartite motif-containing protein 35 isoform X8, giving the protein MATSSSRPEEDCLCPVCHDFYSDPIMLLCSHSFCKNCIQEWWTQKGSKTCPVCKEMFSLEQLPHNLVLKSLTDALKKEAEDLCDTHGERLKLFCMDHQKPICVICRDAKDHKKHQCVPINEAAEDNKKELRIALMHLRTKWSKFDEEKLTCDKMYSHIQKQAEQTEENIKGEFQKLYQFLRAEEAARIDGLRKEADKKSQAMQIRRANMIAETSSISKTVKAAEKDLEAADLSFMINYNAIKKRAQCTLPDPETPSGALIDEAKHRGNLLFHVWKKMKSIIQYTPFCLDPNTAHRIVSKDLMSLTTNFGSRVVPSNPERRMQVDVLGSTGLSSGIHYWDVQLGDSWQIGVTTKDDEETQAGLFTCSTFIGECTLGRSGYGPLIRAEYFPKKIRVQFEQDKGKLLFYDLDTKKVISTITRKFMGLYFPFFSGDVKLILQCPPLV; this is encoded by the exons ATGGCTACGAGCTCTTCTCGTCCCGAGGAGGACTGCCTATGCCCCGTGTGCCATGACTTCTACAGTGATCCCATCATGCTACTGTGCAGTCACAGCTTCTGCAAAAACTGCATCCAGGAATGGTGGACACAGAAAGGAAGCAAGACGTGTCCAGTCTGCAAGGAGATGTTTTCCTTGGAACAACTGCCGCATAATCTGGTGCTTAAGAGCCTGACTGACGCCCTGAAGAAAGAGGCGGAGGACCTGTGTGACACCCACGGGGAGAGGCTCAAGTTGTTCTGCATGGACCACCAGAAGCCTATCTGTGTGATTTGCAGGGACGCAAAGGATCACAAGAAACACCAATGTGTTCCCATCAATGAAGCAGCGGAAGATAACAAA AAAGAACTGAGGATTGCACTGATGCATTTGAGAACCAAATGGAGCAAATTTGACGAAGAGAAACTGACATGTGACAAAATGTACAGCCATATTCAG AAACAGGCAGAGCAGACAGAAGAGAATATTAAAGGAGAATTCCAGAAACTTTACCAGTTTCTGCGTGCAGAGGAGGCTGCTCGCATCGATGGACTAAGGAAAGAGGCGGACAAGAAGAGTCAGGCCATGCAGATCAGACGCGCCAATATGATTGCTGAGACTTCCTCTATTTCCAAAACCGTGAAAGCTGCAGAGAAGGACCTGGAGGCTGCAGACCTCTCATTCATGATT AACTACAACGCAATCAAAAAGAG GGCCCAGTGTACACTGCCAGACCCTGAGACTCCATCAGGGGCCCTCATCGATGAGGCCAAACACAGAGGGAACCTGCTCTTCCACGtctggaagaagatgaagagcatCATTCAATACa cacCTTTCTGTTTGGATCCAAACACTGCCCACAGGATTGTGTCAAAGGATTTGATGAGTTTGACGACAAACTTCGGAAGTCGAGTAGTCCCTTCAAACCCAGAGAGACGTATGCAGGTTGATGTCCTTGGCTCCACTGGGCTCAGCTCAGGGATACACTACTGGGATGTACAGTTGGGGGATAGTTGGCAAATTGGGGTTACGACAAAAGATGACGAGGAGACACAGGCCGGTCTCTTCACCTGCAGTACCTTTATTGGTGAATGTACACTAGGACGTTCCGGTTATGGCCCTTTAATAAGAGCAGAGTACTTTCCTAAGAAGATCAGAGTACAGTTTGAACAGGACAAAGGAAAGCTGTTGTTTTATGACCTTGACACGAAAAAAGTCATAAGTACAATCACACGCAAGTTCATGGGACTCTATTTCCCATTTTTCAGTGGTGATGTTAAACTTATCCTGCAGTGTCCCCCATTGGTGTAG
- the LOC115534196 gene encoding tripartite motif-containing protein 35 isoform X7, with translation MATSSSRPEEDCLCPVCHDFYSDPIMLLCSHSFCKNCIQEWWTQKGSKTCPVCKEMFSLEQLPHNLVLKSLTDALKKEAEDLCDTHGERLKLFCMDHQKPICVICRDAKDHKKHQCVPINEAAEDNKKELRIALMPLRTKLSNFKEEKLTCDNIYAHIQKQAEQTEENIKGEFQKLYQFLRAEEAARIDGLRKEADKKSQAMQIRRANMIAETSSISKTVKAAEKDLEAADLSFMINYNAIKKRAQCTLPDPETPSGALIDEAKHRGNLLFHVWKKMKSIIQYTPFCLDPNTAHRIVSKDLMSLTTNFGSRVVPSNPERRMQVDVLGSTGLSSGIHYWDVQLGDSWQIGVTTKDDEETQAGLFTCSTFIGECTLGRSGYGPLIRAEYFPKKIRVQFEQDKGKLLFYDLDTKKVISTITRKFMGLYFPFFSGDVKLILQCPPLV, from the exons ATGGCTACGAGCTCTTCTCGTCCCGAGGAGGACTGCCTATGCCCCGTGTGCCATGACTTCTACAGTGATCCCATCATGCTACTGTGCAGTCACAGCTTCTGCAAAAACTGCATCCAGGAATGGTGGACACAGAAAGGAAGCAAGACGTGTCCAGTCTGCAAGGAGATGTTTTCCTTGGAACAACTGCCGCATAATCTGGTGCTTAAGAGCCTGACTGACGCCCTGAAGAAAGAGGCGGAGGACCTGTGTGACACCCACGGGGAGAGGCTCAAGTTGTTCTGCATGGACCACCAGAAGCCTATCTGTGTGATTTGCAGGGACGCAAAGGATCACAAGAAACACCAATGTGTTCCCATCAATGAAGCAGCGGAAGATAACAAA AAAGAACTGAGGATTGCACTGATGCCCTTGAGAACCAAATTAAGCAACTTTAAAGAAGAGAAACTGACATGTGACAATATATATGCCCACATTCAG AAACAGGCAGAGCAGACAGAAGAGAATATTAAAGGAGAATTCCAGAAACTTTACCAGTTTCTGCGTGCAGAGGAGGCTGCTCGCATCGATGGACTAAGGAAAGAGGCGGACAAGAAGAGTCAGGCCATGCAGATCAGACGCGCCAATATGATTGCTGAGACTTCCTCTATTTCCAAAACCGTGAAAGCTGCAGAGAAGGACCTGGAGGCTGCAGACCTCTCATTCATGATT AACTACAACGCAATCAAAAAGAG GGCCCAGTGTACACTGCCAGACCCTGAGACTCCATCAGGGGCCCTCATCGATGAGGCCAAACACAGAGGGAACCTGCTCTTCCACGtctggaagaagatgaagagcatCATTCAATACa cacCTTTCTGTTTGGATCCAAACACTGCCCACAGGATTGTGTCAAAGGATTTGATGAGTTTGACGACAAACTTCGGAAGTCGAGTAGTCCCTTCAAACCCAGAGAGACGTATGCAGGTTGATGTCCTTGGCTCCACTGGGCTCAGCTCAGGGATACACTACTGGGATGTACAGTTGGGGGATAGTTGGCAAATTGGGGTTACGACAAAAGATGACGAGGAGACACAGGCCGGTCTCTTCACCTGCAGTACCTTTATTGGTGAATGTACACTAGGACGTTCCGGTTATGGCCCTTTAATAAGAGCAGAGTACTTTCCTAAGAAGATCAGAGTACAGTTTGAACAGGACAAAGGAAAGCTGTTGTTTTATGACCTTGACACGAAAAAAGTCATAAGTACAATCACACGCAAGTTCATGGGACTCTATTTCCCATTTTTCAGTGGTGATGTTAAACTTATCCTGCAGTGTCCCCCATTGGTGTAG
- the LOC115534196 gene encoding tripartite motif-containing protein 35 isoform X10 has product MGKSSSRPEEDNRPPCVELKNVTELLKEEASCQTEEDLCDTHREGLKLFCVDHQKPICVICRDAKDHKKHQCVPINEAAADSKKELRIALMHLRTKWSKFDEEKLTCDKMYSHIQKQAEQTEENIKGEFQKLYQFLRAEEAARIDGLRKEADKKSQAMQIRRANMIAETSSISKTVKAAEKDLEAADLSFMINYNAIKKRAQCTLPDPETPSGALIDEAKHRGNLLFHVWKKMKSIIQYTPFCLDPNTAHRIVSKDLMSLTTNFGSRVVPSNPERRMQVDVLGSTGLSSGIHYWDVQLGDSWQIGVTTKDDEETQAGLFTCSTFIGECTLGRSGYGPLIRAEYFPKKIRVQFEQDKGKLLFYDLDTKKVISTITRKFMGLYFPFFSGDVKLILQCPPLV; this is encoded by the exons ATGGGTAAGAGCTCTTCTCGTCCCGAGGAGGACAATCGACCGCCATGTGTTGAGCTGAAGAACGTGACTGAGTTGCTCAAGGAAGAGGCGTCGTGCCAGACGGAGGAGGACCTGTGTGACACCCACAGGGAGGGGCTGAAGTTGTTTTGCGTGGACCACCAGAAGCCTATCTGTGTGATTTGCAGGGACGCAAAGGATCACAAGAAACACCAATGTGTTCCCATCAATGAAGCAGCGGCAGACAGCAAA AAAGAACTGAGGATTGCACTGATGCATTTGAGAACCAAATGGAGCAAATTTGACGAAGAGAAACTGACATGTGACAAAATGTACAGCCATATTCAG AAACAGGCAGAGCAGACAGAAGAGAATATTAAAGGAGAATTCCAGAAACTTTACCAGTTTCTGCGTGCAGAGGAGGCTGCTCGCATCGATGGACTAAGGAAAGAGGCGGACAAGAAGAGTCAGGCCATGCAGATCAGACGCGCCAATATGATTGCTGAGACTTCCTCTATTTCCAAAACCGTGAAAGCTGCAGAGAAGGACCTGGAGGCTGCAGACCTCTCATTCATGATT AACTACAACGCAATCAAAAAGAG GGCCCAGTGTACACTGCCAGACCCTGAGACTCCATCAGGGGCCCTCATCGATGAGGCCAAACACAGAGGGAACCTGCTCTTCCACGtctggaagaagatgaagagcatCATTCAATACa cacCTTTCTGTTTGGATCCAAACACTGCCCACAGGATTGTGTCAAAGGATTTGATGAGTTTGACGACAAACTTCGGAAGTCGAGTAGTCCCTTCAAACCCAGAGAGACGTATGCAGGTTGATGTCCTTGGCTCCACTGGGCTCAGCTCAGGGATACACTACTGGGATGTACAGTTGGGGGATAGTTGGCAAATTGGGGTTACGACAAAAGATGACGAGGAGACACAGGCCGGTCTCTTCACCTGCAGTACCTTTATTGGTGAATGTACACTAGGACGTTCCGGTTATGGCCCTTTAATAAGAGCAGAGTACTTTCCTAAGAAGATCAGAGTACAGTTTGAACAGGACAAAGGAAAGCTGTTGTTTTATGACCTTGACACGAAAAAAGTCATAAGTACAATCACACGCAAGTTCATGGGACTCTATTTCCCATTTTTCAGTGGTGATGTTAAACTTATCCTGCAGTGTCCCCCATTGGTGTAG